From Verrucomicrobiota bacterium, a single genomic window includes:
- a CDS encoding CAAX prenyl protease-related protein, giving the protein MNTPVTSPALRWPANLLAPHPVLTRALPFFIFVGLTGLQGQFGEESRCWFYLAKTLVGAWLIWSVRPLIAELEWRISWQAVAAGIAVYALWVGMDGWYPKPGKDEPWNPHTIFGQGAALAWFFIVVRIAGSSLVVPMLEEVFFRSLAYRYVASVDFLSIPLSRFLPVPFLLVSAFFAAEHREWLPGLLCGFIFQGLVIRTGRLGDAVTAHALTNFLLGLHVVWKGAWNFW; this is encoded by the coding sequence ATGAATACTCCTGTCACCTCCCCTGCCCTTCGCTGGCCGGCAAATTTGTTGGCACCGCACCCGGTCTTAACCCGCGCCCTGCCCTTTTTTATTTTTGTGGGGCTGACGGGCCTGCAAGGCCAGTTCGGCGAAGAGTCGCGGTGCTGGTTTTATCTCGCCAAGACGCTGGTGGGGGCCTGGCTAATCTGGTCGGTACGCCCGCTGATTGCAGAATTGGAATGGCGGATCAGTTGGCAAGCCGTCGCGGCGGGAATCGCAGTCTATGCGCTATGGGTCGGGATGGATGGGTGGTATCCCAAACCCGGCAAGGACGAACCATGGAATCCGCACACGATTTTCGGCCAAGGAGCCGCGCTGGCGTGGTTCTTCATCGTGGTGCGGATTGCCGGATCGTCGCTGGTTGTCCCCATGCTGGAGGAGGTTTTCTTCCGCTCGCTGGCGTACCGCTATGTTGCCAGCGTGGATTTCCTCAGCATTCCGCTGAGCCGGTTTTTGCCGGTGCCGTTCCTATTGGTATCGGCGTTTTTCGCGGCGGAACATCGGGAATGGTTGCCGGGATTGCTGTGCGGCTTTATTTTCCAGGGGTTGGTGATTCGCACCGGGCGGCTGGGGGATGCGGTAACTGCTCATGCGCTGACTAATTTTCTGCTCGGGCTGCACGTGGTATGGAAAGGCGCATGGAATTTCTGGTGA
- a CDS encoding NAD-dependent epimerase/dehydratase family protein, which produces MKVLITGAAGLLGRALLDRLQQRGDLELHGIDQRPFPLATAHLGDLLQPEFVGKLIAELQPDQIYHLAGTFSNDFQTDFSSNVATTRLLLDAVVQHQPAARLLLIGSAAEYGLVRPEENPIREDHALAPVSMYGWAKVCQTQLMGYYQRVRGVDVCMARLFNLSGPASPRLFIGRLYQQIDQLRRGEITEIVTGPLGAVRDYLAPEAAAELLEGIMQQGSAGEVYHVASGVPVTMRELMQQVLHQEGLSDCKVREETRALPGKLDIPCIHADMTKTRDLLRPGQDGAATGG; this is translated from the coding sequence ATGAAAGTCCTGATCACAGGAGCGGCGGGACTGCTGGGCCGGGCGTTGCTGGACCGACTGCAACAACGCGGGGATTTGGAACTGCACGGGATTGACCAACGACCGTTCCCGCTCGCCACCGCCCATCTGGGGGATTTGCTGCAGCCGGAATTCGTCGGCAAGTTGATCGCCGAGCTTCAGCCGGATCAGATTTACCACCTGGCCGGGACCTTCTCCAACGATTTCCAGACCGATTTCTCCTCCAACGTCGCCACCACGCGGCTGCTCCTGGACGCCGTGGTCCAGCACCAACCCGCCGCGCGGCTGCTGCTCATCGGCAGCGCCGCCGAATACGGCCTGGTGCGCCCCGAGGAAAATCCCATCCGCGAGGACCACGCCCTGGCGCCGGTCTCCATGTACGGCTGGGCCAAGGTCTGCCAGACGCAACTCATGGGCTACTACCAGCGGGTGCGCGGCGTGGATGTCTGCATGGCGCGCCTCTTCAACCTCTCCGGGCCCGCCTCGCCCCGGCTGTTCATTGGCCGGCTTTACCAGCAGATTGACCAGTTGCGGCGCGGCGAAATCACCGAGATCGTCACCGGCCCGCTGGGCGCGGTCCGCGATTACCTCGCGCCGGAAGCGGCGGCGGAACTCCTGGAAGGCATCATGCAGCAAGGCTCCGCCGGCGAAGTCTATCACGTCGCCAGCGGCGTGCCCGTGACGATGCGCGAGCTGATGCAGCAAGTCCTCCACCAGGAGGGCCTCAGCGATTGCAAAGTCCGGGAAGAAACCCGTGCGCTCCCCGGCAAACTCGACATCCCCTGCATCCACGCCGACATGACCAAGACCCGCGACCTCTTGCGGCCGGGCCAGGACGGCGCGGCCACCGGCGGATAA
- a CDS encoding phenylacetate--CoA ligase, translated as MSKQHTATGFHPVSAPDFLPLSQLRDLQLQRLRAITQRAYDHQALFRQRMEHRNVTPADVKSLQDIDKLPFTVKTDLRDTYPFGLFASPMSEIVRLHASSGTTGKPIVVAYNAQDIAVWTNAMMRSFAACGVHAGDIIQNAYGYGLFTGGLGAHYGGEALGATVIPISGGNTARQLMIMKDFGVTVICCTPSYFLHLLDQAAELGINIKDLPIHTGVFGAEPWTESMRRRIETESHIKAYDIYGLSEIVGPGVAMECQCQAGAHIFEDYFYPEIIDPKTGKVLPDEAEGELVLTTLCKEAMPMLRYRTRDITALTSEPCKCGRTLRRIKRISRRSDDMFIIRGVNVYPSQIEAALLKVEGTLPHYQIILTREHGLDEVEVQVEVTAEVFSDTISVMEQLQADLSRSIENTIGIRAAVRLVQPKTIARSEGKAKRVIDHRKL; from the coding sequence ATGAGCAAGCAACATACAGCCACGGGGTTTCATCCGGTCAGCGCGCCGGATTTTCTCCCGCTTTCACAACTCCGGGATTTGCAACTTCAGCGCCTGCGCGCCATCACGCAGCGCGCCTATGACCATCAGGCGCTCTTCCGCCAACGCATGGAGCACCGCAACGTCACCCCTGCCGATGTCAAATCCCTTCAGGACATTGATAAACTTCCCTTTACGGTCAAGACCGACCTGCGGGACACCTATCCCTTCGGTCTCTTCGCCAGCCCCATGAGCGAGATCGTCCGCCTGCACGCCTCCAGCGGCACCACCGGCAAACCCATCGTCGTCGCCTACAACGCTCAGGACATCGCCGTGTGGACGAACGCGATGATGCGCAGCTTTGCCGCCTGCGGGGTTCACGCCGGCGATATTATTCAGAACGCCTACGGCTACGGGCTCTTCACGGGCGGCCTCGGGGCGCACTATGGCGGCGAGGCCCTTGGCGCGACGGTCATCCCCATCTCCGGCGGCAACACCGCCCGCCAATTGATGATCATGAAAGACTTCGGCGTCACCGTCATCTGCTGCACGCCGAGCTATTTTCTGCACCTCCTGGACCAGGCCGCTGAACTCGGCATCAACATCAAAGACCTCCCCATTCATACCGGCGTCTTTGGGGCCGAGCCCTGGACGGAAAGCATGCGCCGCCGCATCGAAACCGAAAGCCATATCAAGGCGTACGACATCTACGGCCTCTCGGAAATCGTCGGTCCCGGCGTGGCGATGGAGTGCCAATGCCAAGCGGGCGCGCACATCTTCGAAGATTACTTCTATCCCGAAATCATTGATCCCAAGACCGGCAAAGTGCTGCCGGATGAAGCCGAGGGCGAACTGGTGCTCACCACCCTGTGCAAAGAAGCCATGCCGATGCTCCGCTACCGCACGCGGGACATCACCGCCCTCACCAGCGAGCCTTGCAAATGCGGGCGCACCCTCCGCCGCATCAAGCGCATCTCCCGCCGCAGCGACGATATGTTCATCATTCGCGGCGTGAACGTCTATCCCTCCCAGATTGAGGCCGCCCTGCTCAAAGTCGAGGGCACCCTGCCCCACTACCAGATCATCCTCACCCGCGAACACGGGTTGGATGAAGTCGAAGTGCAAGTCGAAGTCACCGCCGAAGTCTTCAGCGACACCATCAGCGTCATGGAGCAACTCCAGGCCGACCTCTCCCGCTCCATTGAGAACACCATCGGCATCCGCGCCGCCGTCCGCCTCGTCCAGCCGAAGACCATCGCCCGTAGCGAAGGCAAGGCCAAACGCGTCATTGACCACCGCAAACTCTAA
- a CDS encoding sugar phosphate nucleotidyltransferase: MRAIILAGGKGTRLWPYTVSLPKPLVPLGGEMPILEVLLRQLQSQGVTHVTLAVNHLANLIQAFFQDGARWGLRIDYSMEDKPLSTIGPITLIPDLPEQFLVMNGDVLCDLNFRDFYQWHAQQDNDVSVSVFRRQQFVDFGVLRYDETGRLTEFVEKPTYDFDVSMGIYCFNRRAIERLAKGQLYGFDHLMLDGIKKGWKIKARPFKGYWLDIGRPDDYQTANERFAELKTKLGIAG, translated from the coding sequence ATGCGCGCAATCATTCTGGCGGGCGGCAAGGGCACCCGGCTTTGGCCTTACACCGTGAGTCTGCCCAAGCCCCTGGTGCCGCTCGGGGGGGAAATGCCCATCCTGGAGGTGCTCCTCCGGCAGTTGCAAAGCCAGGGCGTCACCCACGTCACCCTCGCCGTCAACCACCTGGCCAATCTCATCCAGGCGTTCTTCCAGGATGGCGCGCGCTGGGGGTTGCGCATTGATTACTCCATGGAAGACAAGCCGCTCAGCACCATCGGCCCGATCACGCTCATCCCGGATCTGCCCGAGCAGTTCCTCGTCATGAACGGCGACGTGCTGTGCGACCTGAACTTCCGCGACTTTTACCAATGGCACGCCCAGCAGGACAACGACGTCTCCGTCTCCGTGTTTCGCCGGCAGCAATTTGTGGACTTCGGCGTGCTGCGCTACGACGAAACCGGGCGCCTCACCGAGTTTGTGGAAAAGCCCACCTACGATTTCGATGTCAGCATGGGCATTTACTGCTTCAACCGCCGCGCCATCGAGCGCCTCGCCAAGGGGCAACTCTACGGTTTCGACCATCTCATGCTCGACGGCATCAAGAAGGGCTGGAAGATCAAGGCCCGCCCCTTCAAGGGTTACTGGCTGGACATCGGCCGCCCGGATGACTACCAGACCGCCAACGAGCGCTTCGCCGAACTGAAAACCAAGCTGGGCATCGCCGGATGA
- a CDS encoding pseudouridine synthase yields MEFLVNAAPPCVLFEDDHLLVVNKPAGMNTHAPSPFSGEGLYDWLRHREPRWASLAILHRLDKDTSGVMLFGKSDLANHSLTQQFTAHTLHKQYILETDHAVRPDTFTVTSALVRAGDKYVSRPVFPGGDTAETRFTVLSREGNRTVVRAEPITGRTHQIRVHAADRGFPILGDTRYGGTPAARVYLHAAQISLTHPGTNQPVTFKAEPHFSAHPNLALRRAVITPEATNAFRLLHGAADGWPGWYVDRLGNYLLSQSEQPLSDRQQAELWRLGESFAVPSQEAILGTYHKILSREIRHLRAEDASPRLCAGTTAPERFGIRENGVQFELSMGEGYSVGLFLDQRDNRRRLLSGHVAAGIRLPQTGARLLNVFAYTCGFSVCAALGGFATTSLDLSKKYLDWGRRNFSLNGLDPAQHDFIFGDAFDWLKRLAKKGRKFDVIVLDPPTFSQSRERGVFRAEKDYGRLAEAALPLLLPGGILLASTNAAGLEPERFLEMLQGGVQRSGRDWVASHYVPQPPDFPVTRQEPAYLKTVWVKVG; encoded by the coding sequence ATGGAATTTCTGGTGAATGCGGCTCCGCCTTGCGTGTTGTTCGAGGATGACCATCTGCTGGTGGTCAACAAACCCGCCGGGATGAACACCCACGCACCTTCGCCTTTCAGCGGCGAAGGTTTATACGACTGGCTGCGGCACCGCGAGCCCCGCTGGGCCAGCCTGGCGATTCTCCACCGGCTGGACAAGGACACTTCCGGCGTGATGTTGTTTGGAAAATCCGACCTTGCCAACCACTCCCTGACGCAGCAATTCACGGCGCACACCCTTCACAAGCAGTACATTCTGGAAACGGATCACGCCGTGCGCCCGGATACTTTCACCGTCACTTCGGCGCTCGTGCGCGCCGGGGATAAATATGTCAGCCGGCCGGTTTTTCCCGGCGGCGATACGGCGGAGACCCGTTTCACCGTGCTTTCCCGCGAGGGTAACCGGACGGTGGTTCGCGCCGAACCGATCACGGGCCGCACTCACCAGATTCGTGTTCATGCGGCCGATCGGGGTTTTCCCATTTTGGGCGATACGCGCTATGGGGGGACGCCGGCGGCCCGCGTATATTTGCACGCGGCACAAATTTCCTTGACGCATCCCGGGACCAACCAGCCCGTCACGTTCAAAGCCGAGCCGCATTTTTCCGCCCACCCAAATCTGGCGTTGCGCCGCGCGGTGATCACGCCGGAGGCCACCAATGCCTTCCGCTTACTGCACGGCGCGGCGGATGGCTGGCCAGGTTGGTATGTGGATCGCCTTGGGAATTATTTGCTTTCCCAAAGTGAGCAGCCGCTTTCCGACCGCCAGCAGGCGGAGTTGTGGCGGCTGGGGGAAAGTTTCGCGGTTCCCAGCCAGGAGGCCATTCTGGGGACGTATCACAAGATTCTCTCGCGCGAGATTCGCCATCTCCGCGCCGAGGATGCCTCGCCACGGCTTTGCGCGGGCACGACGGCACCCGAGCGTTTCGGGATTCGGGAAAACGGCGTCCAATTTGAGCTGAGCATGGGCGAGGGTTATTCCGTGGGGCTCTTCCTGGATCAGCGCGACAACCGTCGCCGGTTGCTCAGCGGTCACGTTGCGGCGGGGATTCGCCTCCCGCAAACCGGCGCGCGCCTCCTCAACGTGTTCGCCTACACCTGCGGTTTTTCCGTCTGCGCCGCGCTGGGCGGGTTCGCCACTACGAGCCTGGATCTTTCCAAAAAATATCTCGACTGGGGCCGCCGGAACTTTTCCCTCAACGGTCTCGACCCCGCGCAGCACGATTTTATTTTCGGGGACGCCTTTGATTGGCTGAAGCGGCTGGCCAAGAAAGGCCGGAAGTTCGACGTGATCGTCTTGGATCCGCCCACGTTCTCGCAATCCCGCGAGCGTGGCGTGTTCCGCGCCGAAAAAGATTATGGCCGTCTCGCGGAGGCGGCGCTGCCGCTGTTGCTGCCGGGCGGGATTCTCCTCGCGTCCACCAATGCCGCCGGGCTGGAGCCCGAGCGTTTCCTGGAAATGCTCCAGGGCGGCGTGCAACGCTCCGGGCGGGATTGGGTGGCGTCCCATTACGTGCCGCAACCGCCGGATTTCCCCGTCACGCGCCAGGAACCAGCGTATTTGAAAACGGTCTGGGTCAAGGTGGGATAA
- a CDS encoding SUMF1/EgtB/PvdO family nonheme iron enzyme gives MHSSWSGPGFAQDGTHPVVNVNWDEAKAFCAWLTKKEQGEGKLKAGQEYRLPTDAEWSYAVGIGDKEGNGTPKDKDGKLSGVYPWGTQWPPPKGTGNYGQSLAVDNYEYTSPVGSFKANPYGLYDMGGNVWQWCEDYYYGQSASRVLRGASWFTLMPDGMQSSYRSSGTPDYRVNYFGFRVVVVAGP, from the coding sequence GTGCACAGTTCGTGGAGCGGTCCCGGCTTTGCCCAGGATGGCACTCATCCAGTGGTCAATGTAAATTGGGACGAGGCCAAGGCATTTTGCGCGTGGCTGACCAAGAAGGAACAAGGAGAGGGAAAATTGAAAGCCGGGCAGGAGTACCGATTGCCAACGGATGCAGAATGGAGCTATGCGGTGGGGATTGGGGATAAGGAGGGGAACGGCACCCCAAAAGACAAGGATGGAAAACTCTCAGGCGTCTACCCGTGGGGGACGCAATGGCCGCCGCCGAAGGGGACGGGGAACTATGGGCAATCGCTTGCGGTGGACAATTACGAATATACCTCGCCGGTAGGCAGCTTTAAGGCGAATCCGTATGGTTTATATGATATGGGTGGGAATGTGTGGCAGTGGTGCGAGGATTATTATTATGGCCAAAGCGCCTCTCGGGTGTTGCGCGGGGCGTCGTGGTTCACCCTCATGCCCGACGGCATGCAATCCTCGTACCGCAGCAGCGGCACGCCTGATTATCGGGTCAACTACTTCGGTTTTCGGGTAGTGGTGGTGGCGGGGCCATAA
- a CDS encoding NAD-dependent 4,6-dehydratase LegB — MDIRGKKVLVTGADGFIGSHLVERLLQSGANVRALACYNSQNSWGWLDTLDRASLEQVEVISGDVRDGGNMDHAVEGCDVVFHLAALIAIPFSYHAPEAYIDTNIKGTLNVMQAVRRHKVARLLVTSTSEVYGTARYVPIDEQHPYQGQSPYSASKIGADRLAESFYRSFNLPVVIMRPFNTFGPRQSARAVIPTIITQLLSGYQEIRLGNLAPTRDFVYVKDTAAGMLALAECDQAVGQEINIATGVEISVRQLAEELIKQINPAARLIEEDQRKRPVNSEVERLLGCNKKIRALTPWQPRYTFATGLAETIQWLRQPENLARYKAGIYNL; from the coding sequence ATGGATATTCGCGGAAAGAAAGTCTTGGTGACCGGAGCGGATGGCTTCATCGGAAGCCATCTCGTCGAGCGCCTCCTCCAGTCGGGCGCCAACGTGCGCGCGCTGGCGTGCTACAACTCCCAGAATTCCTGGGGCTGGCTCGATACGCTCGACCGCGCCTCGCTCGAACAGGTCGAGGTGATCAGCGGCGACGTCCGGGATGGCGGCAATATGGATCACGCCGTCGAAGGGTGCGACGTGGTCTTCCACCTGGCGGCCCTGATCGCCATTCCTTTCTCCTATCACGCCCCGGAAGCCTATATTGATACCAACATCAAGGGCACCCTGAACGTCATGCAGGCGGTCCGCCGCCACAAGGTCGCCCGGCTATTGGTCACTTCCACGTCCGAGGTGTACGGCACCGCCCGCTACGTGCCGATTGACGAGCAGCATCCCTATCAGGGGCAGTCCCCCTACAGCGCCAGCAAGATCGGCGCGGATCGCCTGGCGGAATCCTTTTATCGCTCCTTCAATTTGCCCGTGGTCATCATGCGCCCCTTCAATACCTTTGGGCCGCGCCAATCCGCCCGGGCGGTCATCCCCACGATTATCACGCAATTGCTTTCCGGCTATCAGGAAATCCGCCTGGGCAACCTCGCGCCGACGCGGGATTTCGTCTATGTCAAGGATACCGCCGCCGGGATGCTGGCGCTGGCGGAATGCGATCAGGCCGTCGGGCAGGAGATCAACATCGCCACCGGCGTGGAAATCTCCGTGCGGCAACTGGCGGAGGAATTGATCAAGCAAATCAACCCGGCGGCCCGCCTGATTGAAGAGGACCAGCGCAAGCGACCGGTGAATTCCGAGGTGGAGCGCCTGCTCGGCTGCAATAAGAAGATCCGCGCCCTCACCCCCTGGCAGCCGCGCTACACCTTCGCCACGGGATTGGCCGAGACCATCCAATGGCTGCGGCAACCGGAAAACCTGGCCCGCTACAAGGCGGGCATCTACAACCTCTAA
- a CDS encoding Rrf2 family transcriptional regulator, whose product MKLSVKSDYAARAVLGLSRHYQENLPQRVETLAAEQGIPPKFLVQILIELKSRNIVRSLRGKQGGYMLARPPAEISMGDVLRCMHGHVFDTTGIHDKDCPPELRRAWLQLQTSVVETANAITFQQLMDAHGGKNAMYYI is encoded by the coding sequence GTGAAGTTGTCCGTCAAAAGCGATTATGCCGCCCGCGCCGTGCTCGGGCTGTCCCGGCATTACCAGGAAAATCTGCCCCAGCGCGTGGAAACGTTGGCGGCAGAGCAGGGGATCCCCCCCAAGTTTCTGGTGCAGATTCTCATCGAGTTGAAGTCGCGCAACATCGTTCGGAGCCTGCGCGGCAAGCAGGGCGGTTACATGTTGGCCCGCCCGCCCGCCGAGATTTCCATGGGGGATGTGTTGCGCTGCATGCACGGGCATGTCTTTGACACGACGGGGATCCATGACAAAGATTGCCCGCCCGAGCTGCGTCGCGCCTGGCTGCAATTGCAGACGAGCGTAGTCGAGACAGCGAATGCCATTACGTTTCAGCAATTAATGGACGCGCACGGCGGTAAAAACGCCATGTACTACATCTAA
- a CDS encoding bile acid:sodium symporter family protein → MPWLKRIGLDGFVLALIGVIALAWAFPGLAAKDSPVPLSFLTDLGITSIFFFYGIKLSPEKMRAGFANWRLHLVVHSATFILFPLLVLAAIVLLRGKVDHAWLLGVFYVAALPSTVSSSVVMVSIAKGNVAGAIFDASLSSILGVFLTPIWMSVFLAGSQADFDLWHTIQKIMIQVLAPIIIGQIFHRRLVHWAERHKNGMQRTDQSIVLLIVYSSFARAFLEGVFKHHGLFAVLILMVAMLILFGVVFAIINLICRLLHFSREDRIAALFCGSKKSLVAGAPMAKILFPDPAVQSLAMLPLVIYHSLQLIAGSIIARRFSQQTNT, encoded by the coding sequence ATGCCATGGCTAAAAAGGATCGGGCTGGATGGGTTTGTCCTGGCCTTAATCGGCGTGATCGCATTGGCATGGGCGTTCCCCGGTCTCGCCGCGAAAGATAGCCCGGTTCCCCTGTCCTTCCTGACCGATTTAGGCATCACTTCCATCTTCTTCTTTTATGGCATAAAACTGTCCCCGGAGAAAATGCGGGCCGGATTTGCCAATTGGCGGCTGCACCTGGTTGTTCACAGTGCCACTTTCATCTTATTTCCGCTCCTCGTGCTCGCCGCCATTGTCCTGTTGCGCGGAAAGGTGGACCATGCCTGGCTATTGGGAGTCTTCTACGTCGCCGCTTTGCCTTCCACCGTCTCCTCATCAGTCGTCATGGTCTCCATTGCCAAGGGAAACGTAGCCGGCGCCATCTTCGATGCCAGCCTTTCCAGCATCCTTGGGGTCTTCCTGACTCCGATATGGATGAGTGTGTTCCTGGCCGGCTCGCAAGCGGACTTTGATCTCTGGCATACCATCCAAAAAATCATGATCCAAGTGTTGGCCCCCATCATCATTGGCCAAATATTTCACCGTCGGCTGGTCCACTGGGCCGAGCGCCATAAAAACGGGATGCAACGCACCGACCAGTCCATCGTCCTGTTAATTGTCTATTCCTCGTTTGCCCGTGCCTTCTTGGAGGGTGTTTTCAAGCATCACGGATTGTTTGCCGTCCTGATTCTCATGGTTGCCATGCTGATCCTATTTGGGGTAGTCTTTGCCATTATAAACCTGATCTGCCGACTGCTGCATTTTTCCAGGGAAGACCGCATTGCCGCTCTGTTCTGTGGTTCCAAGAAATCCCTGGTAGCCGGAGCGCCCATGGCCAAAATCCTTTTTCCTGATCCCGCCGTCCAAAGTCTGGCGATGTTGCCGCTGGTGATTTACCACTCCTTGCAACTCATCGCGGGATCAATCATTGCCAGACGGTTCTCCCAGCAGACAAATACCTAG
- a CDS encoding serine/threonine-protein kinase translates to MASSLGNATIAPGQKVGAGRFTLIRPLGAGGMGQVWLAQDEELSKEVALKFLSAEVSNNPEALRGMRNEVAKAQALTHINIVRINDLQKHQGETAFISMEYVAGKSLHELLAEQPQGVFTWETLHPWAQQLCDALAHAHSQGVVHRDLKPANLLVDATGKIKLVDFGIAATGVKGGGGTTGLTERRRVIGTPWYMSPQQLDGQPPEVTDDVYALGATLYQLLTGETPYTAHPGAMKAILETETVKSIPERLRELKVTNEIPSQVVAAVMECLAKNATERPQSAREIWERLEKPEESMTEPEEENEPLPARPRNPALLLAGGVALLAVLAIVGWYWGMHRPGPRLGKRWTNSLGMPFVPVPGTKVLFCIWDVRVQDY, encoded by the coding sequence ATGGCAAGCTCGCTTGGTAATGCAACGATTGCGCCCGGCCAAAAGGTCGGGGCGGGGCGCTTTACCCTGATTCGTCCCCTCGGGGCCGGCGGCATGGGGCAGGTGTGGCTGGCACAGGATGAGGAGTTGAGCAAGGAAGTGGCCTTGAAGTTCCTGTCCGCCGAGGTCTCCAATAACCCGGAAGCGTTGCGCGGCATGCGTAATGAGGTGGCAAAGGCTCAGGCGCTAACCCACATCAATATTGTTCGGATCAATGATCTGCAAAAGCATCAGGGAGAGACGGCGTTTATCTCCATGGAATACGTGGCGGGGAAATCCCTGCACGAATTATTGGCGGAGCAACCGCAGGGGGTGTTTACGTGGGAAACGCTGCATCCATGGGCACAGCAGTTGTGCGACGCCCTCGCCCACGCTCACAGCCAAGGAGTGGTCCACCGGGATTTGAAGCCCGCCAACCTGCTGGTGGATGCCACGGGCAAGATCAAGCTGGTGGATTTCGGGATTGCGGCCACCGGGGTCAAAGGTGGTGGGGGCACCACCGGGTTGACCGAGCGGCGGCGCGTGATCGGCACTCCTTGGTACATGAGCCCGCAACAACTGGATGGCCAGCCGCCCGAGGTGACGGATGATGTCTATGCCTTGGGCGCAACGCTGTATCAACTGTTGACCGGGGAGACGCCGTACACAGCGCATCCGGGGGCGATGAAGGCGATCCTGGAAACGGAAACCGTGAAGTCTATTCCTGAGCGGTTGCGGGAGTTGAAGGTGACGAATGAGATTCCCTCGCAGGTGGTAGCGGCAGTGATGGAATGTCTGGCCAAGAATGCTACGGAACGTCCGCAAAGCGCCAGAGAAATTTGGGAGCGGCTGGAAAAACCAGAAGAAAGCATGACGGAGCCAGAAGAGGAAAATGAACCACTGCCGGCAAGACCTCGTAACCCCGCGCTCCTTTTGGCGGGTGGAGTTGCGTTGTTGGCAGTGCTGGCTATTGTGGGATGGTATTGGGGAATGCATCGGCCAGGGCCGCGCTTGGGGAAGCGTTGGACGAATAGTCTCGGCATGCCGTTCGTTCCGGTGCCGGGAACCAAAGTGCTATTCTGCATCTGGGACGTGCGGGTGCAGGATTATTAA
- a CDS encoding glycosyltransferase family 4 protein has protein sequence MKLLIDHPLPFLLAHGGEQVLIERTRQALTELGVEVEYLRWWDDRQTGDLIHFYGRVPIEYLHFAHKKGMPVIMSELLSGTGARSPLALTAQQAAIALFRRCLPKSFQARFAWDSYQHADAILASTPLEASLAVRLFRAPPGRVHVLTNGVEEIFFPKQPARRGDWLLCTGRITELKRTLEIAEAALHAQTPLWVVGRPMAPGDPYAEQFFKLAQANPKLIRHDAFLSLEQLAQAYREARGFVLLSRWESLSLAALEASASGCPLLLSDVPWARSVFGETVRYCPVTPVREQTAAVLRQFYDAAPQLPPPPRPQTWREVAGTLKALYEQLLLKK, from the coding sequence ATGAAACTCCTGATTGATCATCCCCTGCCCTTTTTGCTCGCCCACGGCGGCGAACAAGTCCTGATCGAGCGCACGCGGCAAGCGTTGACGGAACTGGGCGTCGAAGTCGAATACCTGCGCTGGTGGGATGACCGGCAGACCGGCGATCTGATCCACTTTTACGGGCGCGTGCCCATCGAATACCTGCACTTCGCGCATAAGAAAGGCATGCCCGTGATCATGAGCGAGCTGCTCTCCGGCACCGGCGCGCGCTCGCCGCTGGCGCTCACCGCGCAGCAGGCGGCCATTGCCCTCTTCCGCCGTTGCCTGCCCAAATCCTTCCAGGCGCGGTTCGCCTGGGATTCCTATCAACACGCCGACGCCATCCTGGCCAGCACCCCGCTGGAGGCCAGCCTGGCCGTGCGCCTCTTCCGCGCCCCGCCCGGGCGCGTCCACGTGCTCACCAACGGCGTGGAGGAAATTTTCTTCCCCAAACAGCCGGCGCGCCGGGGCGATTGGCTGCTCTGCACCGGGCGGATCACCGAACTCAAGCGCACCCTGGAAATCGCGGAGGCGGCCCTGCACGCGCAGACGCCGCTGTGGGTCGTCGGACGCCCCATGGCCCCCGGCGATCCGTATGCCGAACAATTCTTTAAACTCGCGCAGGCCAACCCCAAGCTGATCCGGCACGACGCGTTCCTCTCCCTGGAACAACTCGCGCAGGCGTACCGCGAAGCCCGGGGCTTCGTCCTGCTCAGCCGTTGGGAGAGCCTCAGCCTGGCGGCGTTGGAAGCCAGCGCCAGCGGCTGCCCCTTGCTGCTCTCGGACGTCCCGTGGGCGCGCAGCGTCTTTGGCGAAACCGTGCGCTACTGCCCGGTCACCCCGGTGCGGGAGCAAACCGCCGCCGTGCTGCGCCAGTTCTACGATGCCGCGCCCCAGCTCCCGCCGCCGCCCCGGCCCCAGACCTGGCGAGAAGTGGCCGGCACCCTCAAAGCCCTCTACGAACAACTGCTGCTGAAAAAGTAG